The following are encoded together in the Halobaculum limi genome:
- a CDS encoding alkaline phosphatase family protein — protein MRTLLVGLDGVCLPVLEPLFADGVVPTLESVFADGVVGDLDSQLPPWTPSAWPSLYTGVNPGKHGVFDFLSFDGYDWSLVDRSDVHEHAIWELLDQRGLTSVVVNVPVTSPARPFDGALVPGYVSPEEPACHPEGLLDDLREEIGEYRVYAPAHESDEEAIDWYDRLIRMRGAAFRHLCAEYDPHFGFVQFQQTDTVFHERPEDDEAVRTVFSAVDDELATIIEECDPDTIIIASDHGIGPITSGEFRVNTFLRDQEFVRTTTGEGGMPSWGSLAREGGDTATLAQRVVQGASAIGLTSQRIGRLLEALRLDDFVLQHVSKETVHAATERVDFPASTAYMRSRTELGVRINKAGRDPEGVVSPSEFPSVRDDLIAALEAARTPDGDPVFSAVLPSEEVYEGPFVDETVDIVTVPADFDVYLSAAIRDDAFGPTSQAWNHKPTGIVAMTGLGVDPSIPLGEAHLFDIAPTVLSSLGVPPSDRMDGETLAPVSSVEPIEYAPFTTRDVEAADTEAVRAHLSNLGYLEEEQ, from the coding sequence ATGCGGACTCTCCTCGTTGGCCTCGACGGGGTCTGTCTCCCGGTCTTGGAACCATTGTTTGCAGACGGAGTCGTGCCGACGCTGGAGTCGGTGTTCGCCGACGGCGTCGTCGGCGATTTGGACTCCCAGCTTCCACCGTGGACTCCCAGCGCGTGGCCATCGTTGTACACCGGAGTTAACCCTGGTAAGCACGGCGTATTCGACTTCCTCTCGTTCGACGGCTACGACTGGTCGCTCGTCGACCGCAGCGACGTCCACGAACACGCCATCTGGGAACTGCTCGACCAACGCGGACTGACGAGCGTCGTCGTCAACGTCCCCGTGACCAGCCCTGCACGTCCCTTCGACGGGGCGCTCGTCCCTGGCTACGTCTCGCCCGAAGAGCCTGCGTGCCACCCTGAGGGACTGCTCGACGACCTCCGCGAGGAGATTGGTGAGTATCGAGTATACGCGCCCGCGCACGAGAGCGATGAGGAAGCGATTGACTGGTATGACCGACTCATTCGGATGCGCGGGGCCGCGTTCCGCCACCTGTGTGCGGAGTACGACCCGCACTTCGGATTCGTCCAGTTCCAGCAAACGGACACCGTGTTCCACGAACGGCCGGAAGACGACGAGGCCGTTCGGACGGTCTTCAGCGCCGTCGACGACGAACTCGCGACGATCATCGAGGAGTGCGACCCCGACACGATAATCATCGCCAGCGACCACGGTATCGGACCGATTACCAGCGGCGAGTTCCGTGTTAACACGTTTCTCCGCGACCAAGAGTTCGTGCGGACGACGACCGGCGAGGGTGGGATGCCCTCGTGGGGGTCGCTCGCCCGTGAAGGTGGCGACACCGCGACGCTTGCACAGCGCGTCGTCCAGGGGGCGTCCGCCATTGGGTTGACGAGCCAACGGATCGGTCGCTTGCTCGAAGCACTTCGATTAGACGACTTCGTCTTACAACACGTCTCCAAGGAGACGGTCCACGCCGCGACCGAGCGAGTCGACTTCCCCGCCTCAACGGCGTATATGCGCTCGCGCACGGAACTTGGTGTTCGGATCAACAAGGCCGGACGCGACCCGGAGGGCGTCGTCTCTCCGAGCGAGTTCCCCTCCGTTCGCGACGACCTTATCGCCGCGCTCGAAGCGGCCCGCACGCCCGACGGCGATCCGGTGTTTTCAGCCGTACTCCCGAGCGAAGAGGTGTATGAGGGTCCGTTCGTTGATGAGACAGTTGACATCGTCACCGTCCCAGCTGACTTCGACGTGTACCTCTCAGCGGCCATCCGCGACGACGCGTTCGGCCCGACAAGTCAGGCATGGAACCACAAGCCGACGGGTATCGTCGCGATGACCGGCCTCGGCGTCGACCCGTCGATCCCCCTCGGCGAGGCACACCTGTTCGACATCGCACCGACCGTCCTCTCCTCGCTCGGCGTCCCGCCCAGCGACCGGATGGACGGCGAGACGCTCGCTCCGGTGTCGTCGGTCGAACCCATCGAGTACGCGCCGTTCACGACGCGAGACGTCGAGGCCGCCGATACGGAGGCGGTCCGTGCGCATCTCTCGAACCTTGGGTATCTGGAGGAGGAGCAATGA
- a CDS encoding HalOD1 output domain-containing protein, translating into MDDSDADTTGPTDRPGPAAERSQKTSIEQLGPIDDEETLCTALQSVLDMAASNGVDVTGRWFLHETDGAAWSVEVIGTDSTDATDSSVVPNDATIVETIAMTIADHRDVSPMDLPPLYDVVDPDVLESVVSGLTPDHITFEYAGYRVTVESDGSVHLSE; encoded by the coding sequence ATGGACGATTCAGATGCGGACACGACCGGCCCGACTGATCGGCCCGGACCCGCCGCCGAACGGTCGCAAAAGACCAGCATCGAACAACTCGGACCGATCGACGACGAGGAGACGCTGTGTACAGCCCTGCAGTCGGTCCTCGATATGGCCGCCAGCAACGGCGTGGACGTAACCGGACGATGGTTCCTACACGAAACCGACGGCGCGGCGTGGTCCGTCGAGGTGATTGGAACCGATTCGACCGACGCTACCGATTCGAGCGTCGTTCCGAACGACGCGACCATCGTCGAGACCATTGCGATGACCATCGCCGACCACCGCGACGTCTCGCCGATGGACCTTCCGCCCTTGTACGACGTTGTCGACCCCGACGTCTTGGAGTCAGTCGTCTCGGGCCTCACTCCCGACCACATCACGTTCGAGTACGCTGGGTATCGGGTCACCGTCGAATCCGACGGTTCGGTCCATCTGTCGGAGTAA
- a CDS encoding HalOD1 output domain-containing protein: protein MTNERVLVGGTRIDDFGYRTDWGAYDRPSTAAVVAVADATETEQSELPVFNDAIDGDALDTLLTNTDASVDITFEYADVTVHLSSTGTLAIKTD, encoded by the coding sequence ATGACGAACGAACGAGTACTCGTCGGGGGGACACGAATCGACGACTTCGGCTATCGAACGGACTGGGGAGCGTACGACCGTCCCAGTACCGCCGCCGTCGTCGCTGTGGCTGATGCAACCGAGACGGAGCAGTCTGAACTCCCAGTGTTCAACGACGCCATCGACGGGGACGCGTTAGACACGCTTCTCACCAACACCGACGCGTCCGTCGACATCACGTTCGAGTACGCGGACGTGACAGTGCATCTCTCGTCGACCGGGACGCTCGCGATCAAAACAGACTGA
- a CDS encoding lipid II:glycine glycyltransferase FemX: MSIEIRVVEDDEEWNSYLDHAATPTPFHYAEALDVLASAADARLHRLAGFKGQEPVGVFPLFEMDRGPVTGVFSPPPDLKIPYLGPSLVVRGDAPKRRRLDRQHHDFVDEAIAHISTRIDPALVQIRTAPGYDDVRPFSWASYEADPRYTYVVDLSKSPDELLSGFSSDARRNITDDHDVDYEIVEGDADDIRQIVEQTADRHAEQDEPFPVTAAFVIDLYEALPEGVVRPLVCRIDGETVAGTICMEGWNTSIRWLGSAKPSCDLPANDLLDWAACQGAAERGLTAFDLAGANNPRLAEYKAKFAPELVPYYRLKTSSRTMDVAVSLYNKLR, translated from the coding sequence ATGAGCATCGAGATTCGCGTCGTCGAGGACGACGAGGAGTGGAACAGCTACCTCGACCACGCGGCGACGCCGACGCCGTTCCACTACGCAGAGGCGCTGGACGTGTTGGCGTCGGCCGCTGACGCCCGACTCCACCGGCTTGCGGGCTTCAAAGGGCAGGAACCCGTCGGCGTGTTCCCGCTGTTCGAGATGGATCGCGGCCCGGTCACCGGCGTCTTCTCGCCGCCGCCTGACCTGAAGATCCCGTATCTCGGCCCGTCGCTCGTCGTCCGTGGTGACGCACCGAAGCGCCGCCGTCTCGACCGCCAACACCACGACTTCGTCGACGAGGCGATCGCGCACATCTCGACGAGGATCGACCCAGCACTCGTGCAGATCCGTACCGCGCCCGGCTACGACGACGTCCGCCCGTTCTCGTGGGCGTCCTACGAGGCGGACCCGCGCTACACGTATGTCGTCGACCTGTCGAAGTCTCCCGACGAACTGCTCAGCGGATTCAGTTCCGATGCCCGGCGTAATATCACCGACGACCACGACGTCGACTACGAGATCGTCGAGGGCGACGCCGACGACATCCGACAAATCGTCGAACAGACCGCCGACCGCCACGCTGAGCAAGACGAACCGTTCCCCGTCACAGCGGCGTTCGTCATCGACCTCTACGAGGCGTTACCCGAGGGCGTGGTCCGACCGCTCGTCTGTCGGATCGACGGCGAGACTGTCGCTGGAACGATCTGTATGGAAGGGTGGAACACGTCGATCCGCTGGCTGGGATCGGCAAAGCCGTCATGTGATCTCCCGGCGAACGATTTGCTCGATTGGGCCGCCTGCCAGGGTGCCGCCGAACGCGGCCTCACGGCGTTCGACCTCGCGGGCGCGAACAATCCACGCCTCGCGGAGTACAAAGCGAAGTTCGCACCGGAGTTGGTTCCGTACTACCGACTCAAGACCTCCTCGCGAACGATGGACGTCGCCGTTTCGCTGTACAACAAACTCCGCTGA
- a CDS encoding restriction endonuclease yields the protein MTGGDREVSPGGSPDIARLQAASTDQLRELVATLWQSSGWEVDTSVRVDTLLATRSADAGDSRRLLRVRTGETAATALFIRETVELMRTQSATGAVAVSVAGFEDSAVATANAYGVDLVGPRALAVDLSAVDEEFADDSGI from the coding sequence ATGACCGGCGGCGACCGAGAGGTCTCACCGGGGGGGTCGCCTGACATCGCCCGTCTGCAAGCGGCATCGACCGATCAGCTCAGAGAGCTAGTGGCGACCCTGTGGCAGTCGTCGGGATGGGAGGTCGACACCAGTGTTCGAGTGGATACACTCCTCGCGACCCGGTCGGCCGACGCTGGCGACAGCCGACGGCTCCTCCGCGTCAGAACCGGCGAGACGGCGGCGACGGCACTGTTCATCCGTGAGACCGTCGAGTTGATGCGCACGCAGTCGGCGACTGGAGCGGTCGCTGTATCCGTCGCCGGGTTCGAAGACAGTGCCGTCGCCACCGCGAACGCGTACGGCGTCGACCTCGTCGGCCCGCGTGCGCTGGCAGTCGACCTGAGCGCGGTCGACGAGGAATTCGCTGACGACTCGGGTATATAA
- a CDS encoding Lrp/AsnC family transcriptional regulator, with the protein MDERDLRILKAIADLGTGSPERINEETDIPVSTIHYRLNNLREAGIIANDLYDIDLDELGLGVTVLVEVLADYAGEHDDVAATIAELEGVTTLLSTMGETDFVAIAHLPDDQAVGRLLREFERIPAVERTNSTYVIETLYDDARALSSYSLESLVDALATE; encoded by the coding sequence ATGGACGAGCGCGACCTTCGGATCTTGAAGGCCATCGCGGATCTGGGAACCGGAAGTCCCGAACGGATCAACGAAGAGACGGACATCCCAGTGTCGACGATCCACTACCGCCTGAACAATCTCCGCGAAGCCGGTATCATCGCCAACGATCTGTACGATATTGACCTCGACGAACTCGGGTTGGGCGTGACGGTGCTGGTGGAGGTGCTGGCCGACTACGCGGGCGAACACGACGACGTCGCGGCGACCATCGCCGAACTCGAAGGCGTGACGACGCTCCTGTCGACGATGGGAGAGACGGACTTCGTGGCGATCGCACACCTCCCCGACGACCAGGCTGTCGGGCGACTCCTCCGAGAGTTCGAGCGGATTCCGGCCGTCGAGCGGACGAATTCGACGTACGTCATCGAGACGCTGTACGACGATGCACGGGCGCTGTCGTCGTATTCGCTAGAGTCACTCGTCGACGCGCTAGCGACCGAGTGA
- a CDS encoding class I SAM-dependent methyltransferase codes for MTTVANDTASSDASPQAADGDEAARMRGYYDSESFVDFYSRLRARGLFSRERRAIADYFPAGGRVLDVGCGTGRTTAPLAEQGFDVVGVDVSRPMVTAAATYGDDAAYAVADAATLPFANDSFDAVLFSFNGLDELRPAAARDAALAEIRRVLVPDGVFAFATRNRFRWLVPFPPTPQHLRRLWRYWTLNGLEANWSTPYRRDVTTHSPKRVHVTDPRTQRRRLDAHGFRTVALLGRSGPLSAWFGPSLFIVAKTGASGG; via the coding sequence GTGACCACCGTCGCAAACGACACGGCCTCCAGCGACGCGTCTCCCCAGGCGGCTGACGGCGACGAAGCGGCCCGAATGCGTGGCTACTACGACTCCGAGTCGTTCGTCGACTTCTACTCGCGACTACGCGCACGTGGACTGTTCTCTCGAGAGCGTCGAGCGATAGCCGACTACTTCCCTGCCGGCGGGCGCGTCCTCGACGTCGGCTGTGGCACGGGACGGACGACCGCGCCTCTGGCCGAGCAGGGATTCGACGTGGTCGGCGTCGACGTGAGTCGGCCGATGGTGACAGCGGCCGCGACGTACGGCGATGACGCGGCATACGCCGTCGCCGACGCCGCTACGCTTCCGTTCGCGAACGACTCCTTCGACGCCGTCCTGTTCTCGTTCAACGGCCTCGACGAACTCCGCCCGGCGGCCGCGCGTGACGCCGCACTCGCCGAGATTCGCCGCGTCCTCGTTCCCGACGGTGTGTTCGCGTTCGCGACGCGCAATCGGTTCCGGTGGCTGGTTCCGTTTCCACCGACGCCGCAACACCTCCGACGGCTCTGGCGCTACTGGACGCTCAACGGACTCGAGGCCAACTGGAGCACACCGTACAGACGTGACGTGACCACCCACTCGCCCAAGCGCGTCCACGTCACCGACCCGCGCACGCAGCGCCGTCGCCTCGACGCTCACGGCTTCCGAACCGTCGCGTTGTTGGGGCGCTCGGGACCCCTCTCGGCGTGGTTCGGACCGTCACTGTTCATTGTGGCGAAAACGGGCGCCT
- a CDS encoding DUF7563 family protein gives MMVRRWVVGMPECVTCGNHVTEQFARVFGDNRNVVHRCIACSRAADLDESPAGDSRTSSEGEWELTTWS, from the coding sequence ATGATGGTTCGGCGTTGGGTGGTGGGTATGCCAGAGTGTGTGACCTGCGGCAATCACGTGACAGAACAGTTCGCACGAGTGTTCGGAGACAACCGCAACGTCGTCCACCGCTGTATCGCCTGTTCACGTGCCGCCGACCTCGACGAGAGTCCGGCGGGCGACAGTCGCACGTCATCGGAGGGGGAATGGGAGTTAACCACCTGGAGCTGA
- a CDS encoding twin-arginine translocation signal domain-containing protein produces the protein MNTNRREFLKRLAILPVAAGTAGCGALPGGDPTSVRTDLPGRSESSPDPESTPQQRTIEELALEWGFDGVVDLQEEGADATGSVSIDDILERHVGDDALVFLPRGRYLIDGTVGADGVDRVGIVGDRATLVPQDGNEDTILTFGWPDPVGSALLSGVTFDFNAVDTGGRPVQIAASDRLLIEDVAVSGEADVPQDLFRVDVTDPDGAGVVRRLYLPDGAPGDTKVTGCEVGDENHGELSFLDCEIDGFPDNGLYANPPEGTVNVIGGRYLNNGVAGVRIEVAEDAVIRGVHVRCDDAEGGGENMRGIRLRNGHSVLVEDCFVEMLEVTSSDGAITFSSELESATVRNTLIHVDADDVNALRFKNASTEAARAGPFVCEGITITGSAGEGAAIQASGRDNVTLRNICMYQPGFDRDGIHADDISGEFVDSHISVTGYPFVVRDSSFPRRNVVVHEDTENPTTNMNGSCGSTVTESRFR, from the coding sequence GTGAATACGAATCGCCGGGAGTTTCTCAAGCGACTGGCCATCCTCCCGGTCGCCGCCGGTACGGCGGGGTGCGGCGCACTCCCCGGCGGTGACCCGACGTCTGTCAGGACCGACCTCCCCGGTCGGAGCGAGAGTTCTCCAGACCCGGAGTCGACACCACAGCAGAGAACGATCGAGGAACTCGCACTCGAGTGGGGGTTCGACGGCGTCGTCGACTTACAGGAGGAGGGCGCCGACGCGACCGGGAGCGTCTCCATCGACGACATCCTCGAACGGCACGTTGGCGACGACGCCCTCGTGTTTCTCCCACGTGGTCGATATCTGATCGATGGAACCGTTGGGGCTGACGGCGTAGACCGAGTCGGCATTGTCGGCGACCGGGCTACCCTCGTTCCGCAGGACGGCAACGAAGATACGATACTCACGTTCGGGTGGCCCGACCCAGTCGGATCGGCACTCCTCTCAGGAGTCACGTTCGACTTCAACGCGGTAGATACCGGCGGCCGTCCGGTACAGATCGCCGCGAGCGACCGCCTCCTCATCGAGGACGTAGCCGTCTCCGGAGAGGCAGACGTACCACAAGACCTCTTCCGGGTCGACGTAACTGACCCGGACGGCGCCGGCGTCGTCCGGCGCCTCTACCTCCCCGACGGCGCACCGGGCGACACGAAGGTGACTGGCTGTGAGGTCGGCGACGAGAACCACGGCGAGTTGTCGTTCCTCGACTGTGAGATCGACGGCTTCCCCGACAACGGCCTGTACGCCAATCCGCCCGAAGGAACAGTCAACGTCATCGGCGGTCGGTATCTAAACAACGGCGTCGCCGGTGTCCGCATCGAAGTCGCCGAAGACGCGGTGATCCGCGGCGTCCACGTCCGCTGTGACGACGCCGAGGGCGGCGGCGAGAATATGCGCGGTATCCGCCTCCGCAATGGTCACTCCGTCCTCGTCGAGGACTGTTTCGTCGAGATGCTGGAAGTCACCTCCAGCGACGGCGCTATCACGTTCTCCTCCGAACTGGAGTCGGCGACGGTTCGCAACACGCTGATCCACGTCGACGCCGACGACGTGAACGCGCTCCGATTCAAGAACGCCTCCACCGAGGCCGCTCGTGCCGGCCCGTTCGTCTGTGAGGGAATCACGATCACTGGCTCTGCGGGCGAGGGAGCGGCCATCCAGGCCAGTGGTCGCGATAACGTCACCCTACGCAACATCTGTATGTACCAGCCCGGATTCGACCGCGACGGCATCCACGCCGACGACATCTCCGGCGAGTTCGTCGACTCGCACATCTCGGTCACGGGCTACCCGTTCGTCGTCCGGGACTCCTCGTTCCCCCGCCGCAACGTCGTCGTCCACGAGGACACCGAGAATCCGACCACCAATATGAACGGCTCGTGTGGTTCGACCGTCACGGAGAGTCGATTTCGGTGA
- a CDS encoding right-handed parallel beta-helix repeat-containing protein, which translates to MANSHTGDEEQNGEPTDEDQNAAAGRRTFLKGVGAFAAMGGAGVLATEAASAAGDFGDFSEPSGEVTIPPGEYTWDDDDLDIGSGDALIGGGNPGDVVVNMEGGTMDGNISGTFQNIVIRGDNKDSKSGIDVADGAVIDGFHWPEGGQQSEDRCFYNPDGGDRATIKNSSWAWMVNNGAYTDKMPMTYENCAAINNNIANIRIGHRESDPDEVTYIRNCLIAVTQEPQYDDTNVPNARGIRMRQKGTFVIENCYFIYLDVDGAADLIEIHDGAEDSDVTIRNCAFYNDTDRDLVRDKGNGMADVTIEDCSFHGSGSDRIEPDYDGNGLVDKQVTFPFPSEITGYAVADEAEGVGSGIGPWGEKSTGSTSTTEEEEEPDPAEYDHTLVLEASEDNPVDSSATPGDFDLDIVVSGDAVLGDTAEPGEDSITANSDGTSTIQVSNLMPGELDSYRFNGEVVDYVKDSGYDVTVSLDGTTTTLAELVGEEPTSDDSTTDDGSTTDDGSTTDDGSTSDGSTTDDGSTTDDESTDDGSSTDDGSTDDGSTSTDMTKRVVVDGSGNDRPTNYTFTVSGDVVRDTDASSATDDGTTWDRVEDIAQDGQVIGLVGSGVDAYRFSGNITSVTVDGEATFTVERGL; encoded by the coding sequence ATGGCAAACAGCCATACAGGGGATGAGGAACAGAATGGAGAGCCTACCGACGAAGACCAGAACGCGGCTGCGGGCCGGCGGACCTTCCTGAAGGGGGTCGGCGCGTTCGCCGCGATGGGCGGAGCAGGCGTCCTCGCGACCGAGGCGGCCTCGGCCGCGGGTGACTTTGGCGACTTCAGTGAGCCCTCGGGTGAGGTTACGATCCCGCCGGGCGAGTACACCTGGGACGACGACGACCTCGACATCGGGTCGGGCGACGCACTGATCGGCGGCGGCAACCCCGGCGACGTCGTCGTGAATATGGAGGGCGGCACGATGGACGGGAACATCTCTGGGACGTTCCAGAACATCGTCATCCGCGGCGACAACAAGGACTCGAAGTCCGGAATCGACGTCGCCGACGGCGCGGTCATCGACGGCTTCCACTGGCCGGAGGGCGGCCAGCAGAGTGAGGACCGCTGTTTCTACAACCCAGACGGCGGCGACCGCGCGACCATCAAGAACTCCTCGTGGGCGTGGATGGTCAACAACGGCGCGTACACGGACAAGATGCCGATGACGTACGAGAACTGTGCGGCCATCAACAACAACATCGCGAACATCCGGATCGGTCACCGCGAGTCCGACCCGGACGAGGTCACGTACATCCGCAACTGCCTGATAGCGGTGACGCAAGAGCCACAGTACGACGATACTAACGTCCCGAACGCGCGTGGTATCCGGATGCGTCAGAAGGGGACGTTCGTCATCGAGAACTGTTACTTCATCTACCTCGACGTGGACGGCGCGGCCGACCTCATCGAGATTCACGACGGCGCGGAGGACTCGGACGTGACCATCCGCAACTGCGCGTTCTACAACGACACCGACCGTGACCTCGTGCGCGACAAGGGTAACGGGATGGCCGACGTGACCATCGAGGACTGCTCGTTCCACGGGTCGGGCAGCGACCGGATCGAGCCCGACTACGACGGCAACGGGCTCGTCGACAAGCAGGTAACCTTCCCCTTCCCGTCGGAAATCACGGGCTACGCGGTCGCCGACGAGGCAGAGGGTGTCGGCTCGGGCATCGGCCCGTGGGGCGAGAAGTCCACCGGCAGCACCTCGACGACCGAGGAAGAGGAGGAACCAGACCCCGCGGAGTACGACCACACGCTCGTCCTCGAAGCCAGCGAGGACAACCCGGTCGACTCCTCCGCGACGCCCGGTGACTTCGACCTCGACATCGTCGTCTCCGGCGACGCAGTGCTGGGCGACACGGCCGAACCCGGTGAAGACAGCATCACGGCCAACAGCGACGGCACCTCGACCATCCAGGTGAGCAACCTGATGCCGGGCGAACTCGACTCCTACCGCTTCAACGGTGAGGTCGTCGACTACGTCAAAGACAGCGGCTACGACGTGACTGTCTCGCTCGACGGGACGACGACGACGCTGGCGGAACTCGTCGGCGAGGAGCCAACGTCGGACGATTCTACGACCGACGACGGCTCGACGACCGACGACGGTTCCACAACGGACGACGGCTCGACGTCCGATGGCTCCACGACCGACGATGGGTCGACGACTGACGACGAATCGACGGACGACGGCTCCTCGACTGACGATGGGTCGACCGACGATGGCTCCACGTCGACGGACATGACGAAGCGCGTCGTCGTCGATGGCTCCGGTAACGACCGGCCGACGAACTACACGTTCACCGTCTCCGGGGACGTCGTCCGCGACACGGACGCGAGTTCCGCAACGGACGACGGGACCACTTGGGACCGCGTCGAGGACATTGCCCAGGACGGGCAGGTCATCGGCCTCGTCGGCTCCGGCGTCGACGCCTACCGTTTCAGCGGGAACATCACCAGCGTCACCGTCGACGGGGAGGCGACCTTCACCGTCGAGCGGGGGCTGTAA
- a CDS encoding DMT family transporter, with protein sequence MKFDSIWRDVPYSAVLFVVLATLWGGSFVAIEAGVSRWPPLLFAAVRYDLAGAVILVAAVFRGSQWRPTTRDDFGAIGVVAVFVVFAHHALLYVGQQTVPGPVASAVVALAPVITAVVAPLLVSDEGLSTTGYAGVALGFVGVVAVTDPGGTGGVDVAGTSLVFGATVAFAVGTLLLRRTSPDIAPTGMQGWGMLAGAALLHVGSRALGEPQVVPTSPTALVSLWFLVLGPGVVAFHVYFRLLDDIGATRTTLVGYVEPAAAAALAFVLFGYVPTDAAFVGFSLVVVSFALVEGDVLRGAADDAVSRLRTALQ encoded by the coding sequence ATGAAATTCGACTCTATTTGGAGAGACGTTCCATATTCGGCGGTGCTGTTCGTCGTGCTCGCAACGCTGTGGGGTGGCTCGTTCGTCGCTATCGAGGCAGGGGTGAGTCGGTGGCCACCGTTGCTGTTCGCTGCGGTCAGGTACGATCTCGCGGGCGCAGTGATCCTCGTCGCTGCCGTGTTCCGAGGCTCCCAGTGGCGACCGACGACGCGAGACGACTTCGGCGCTATCGGCGTCGTCGCCGTCTTCGTCGTGTTCGCACACCACGCCCTGTTGTACGTGGGTCAACAGACCGTCCCCGGCCCGGTCGCGTCGGCGGTCGTCGCGCTCGCACCAGTCATCACGGCCGTCGTGGCACCGCTGCTCGTCAGCGACGAGGGCCTCTCCACGACCGGATACGCTGGTGTCGCGCTCGGGTTCGTCGGCGTCGTCGCCGTCACCGACCCCGGCGGCACCGGCGGCGTCGACGTCGCAGGCACGTCGCTGGTGTTCGGCGCGACCGTGGCGTTTGCGGTCGGGACGCTCCTGTTGCGTCGTACGAGCCCCGATATCGCTCCGACCGGGATGCAGGGCTGGGGGATGCTCGCTGGCGCAGCGCTGCTCCACGTCGGGAGTCGGGCGCTCGGGGAGCCACAGGTCGTGCCCACGTCGCCGACGGCGCTGGTCTCACTGTGGTTCCTCGTCCTCGGGCCGGGCGTCGTCGCGTTCCACGTGTACTTCCGCCTCCTCGACGACATCGGCGCGACGCGAACGACGCTCGTCGGCTACGTCGAACCGGCGGCGGCGGCCGCGCTGGCGTTCGTCCTGTTCGGCTACGTCCCGACCGACGCCGCGTTCGTCGGCTTCTCGTTGGTGGTCGTCTCGTTCGCACTGGTCGAAGGCGACGTGCTTCGTGGCGCGGCCGACGACGCCGTGTCCAGACTTCGAACGGCGTTACAGTAA